Proteins encoded together in one Onychomys torridus chromosome 1, mOncTor1.1, whole genome shotgun sequence window:
- the LOC118576763 gene encoding olfactory receptor 51D1 yields MQTLLSLVCQSITTPNGSLAHPAHFLLVGIPGLGPNTHFWLAFPLCFMYAVATLGNLAIVLIIRVERRLHEPMYLFLAMLSTIDLVLSSVTMPKMASLFLTGIQEIEFNICLTQMFLIHALSAMESAVLLAMAFDRFVAICYPLRHASVLTGPTVAKIGLASLARGFVFFFPLPFLLKRLSYCRTHTVTHSFCLHQDIMKLSCTDTKVNVVYGLFIILSVMGVDSLFIGFSYILILRAVLELSTRGAALKAFNTCISHLCAVLVFYVPLIGLSVVHRLGGPTSLVHVVMANIYLLLPPVVNPIVYGAKTKEIRSRVIHMFSQDGR; encoded by the coding sequence ATGCAGACACTACTGTCCTTGGTCTGTCAGAGCATCACCACTCCAAATGGAAGTTTGGCCCATCCAGCCCATTTTCTGCTGGTAGGCATCCCTGGTCTGGGACCTAATACCCACTTTTGGCTGGCTTTCCCCTTATGTTTTATGTATGCAGTGGCCACACTGGGCAACCTGGCCATCGTCCTCATCATTCGTGTGGAGAGACGCTTGCATGAACCCATGTACCTCTTCCTGGCCATGCTTTCTACCATTGACCTGGTCCTCTCCTCTGTCACCATGCCCAAAATGGCCAGCTTATTTCTGACTGGCATTCAGGAGATCGAGTTCAACATTTGCTTGACCCAAATGTTCCTTATTCATGCTCTATCAGCCATGGAGTCTGCTGTCCTGCTGGCCATGGCTTTTGACCGCTTTGTGGCCATCTGCTACCCATTACGCCACGCTTCTGTGCTCACAGGGCCTACTGTGGCCAAGATTGGGCTAGCTTCCCTGGCCAGggggtttgttttcttcttcccactGCCCTTCCTTTTGAAGCGGTTGTCATACTGCCGAACACATACTGTCACACACTCCTTCTGTCTTCATCAAGATATTATGAAGCTATCCTGTACTGATACCAAAGTCAATGTAGTTTATGGACTCTTCATCATCCTCTCAGTCATGGGTGTGGACTCTCTCTTTATTGGCTTCTCCTATATCCTCATCCTGAGGGCTGTGTTGGAGTTGTCAACTCGAGGGGCAGCACTCAAGGCTTTCAACACCTGCATCTCCCACCTCTGTGCTGTCCTGGTCTTCTATGTGCCCCTCATTGGGCTATCAGTGGTGCACAGGCTAGGTGGTCCTACATCCCTGGTCCATGTGGTTATGGCTAATATCTATCTCCTGCTGCCACCTGTAGTCAATCCCATTGTCTATGGAGCAAAGACCAAGGAGATCCGTTCAAGGGTTATCCATATGTTCTCACAAGATGGCAGGTGA